The following coding sequences lie in one Chrysiogenia bacterium genomic window:
- a CDS encoding HNH endonuclease gives MGATYHAEPPPKRRPWTRDELLVVLDFYCRTPFGKLHQHNPDIIALAALVGRTPSSVAMKGCNFASLDPQHQRRGRSGLKGAAKADRALFEEFILPARWTDLLVEVSAARARLQAQAPDQGTMVAEEQAAYFAERDTEATREVKTRLVQRFFRDAVLGSYDNECAFCSLPNGKLLVASHIVPWAHDENRRADPRNGLALCALHDKAFDRGLMSVGEDFRILVSEQLLQTKTDSELHHVAFCHIAGAEMNQPSRFAPDSEALAHHRQEIFIPG, from the coding sequence GTGGGCGCGACTTACCACGCAGAGCCACCGCCCAAGAGGCGGCCATGGACACGCGACGAACTGCTCGTTGTTCTCGATTTCTATTGCCGCACCCCGTTTGGAAAGCTCCACCAGCACAACCCCGACATCATTGCGCTCGCCGCACTGGTTGGTCGCACGCCGAGTTCGGTCGCGATGAAGGGCTGCAATTTTGCCAGTCTCGATCCGCAGCATCAGCGCCGGGGTCGGTCCGGCTTGAAGGGCGCAGCCAAAGCGGATCGCGCACTGTTCGAGGAGTTCATTCTGCCGGCACGGTGGACCGATCTACTCGTCGAAGTCAGTGCCGCCCGCGCGCGGTTGCAGGCGCAGGCTCCGGATCAGGGGACAATGGTGGCGGAAGAACAGGCCGCATACTTCGCCGAGCGTGATACCGAGGCGACGCGCGAGGTGAAGACGCGCCTCGTTCAGCGCTTTTTTCGGGACGCCGTGCTTGGCAGCTACGACAACGAATGCGCGTTCTGCAGCCTCCCGAACGGCAAGCTGCTTGTCGCCAGCCACATCGTTCCGTGGGCGCATGATGAAAACCGCCGCGCCGATCCGCGCAATGGGCTTGCGCTGTGCGCGCTGCATGACAAGGCTTTCGACCGTGGCCTGATGAGTGTGGGCGAAGACTTCCGTATTCTGGTCTCTGAGCAGCTACTCCAGACGAAGACTGATTCAGAGTTGCACCATGTCGCCTTCTGTCACATCGCCGGGGCAGAAATGAATCAACCCTCCCGGTTCGCGCCCGATTCCGAAGCACTGGCGCATCACCGGCAGGAGATTTTCATTCCGGGGTGA